A single genomic interval of Shewanella halotolerans harbors:
- a CDS encoding HyaD/HybD family hydrogenase maturation endopeptidase codes for MKILLLGIGNVLYADEGIGVHFVNYLQENFRFSHPSHQLDVMDGGTLAQGLIPIICKYDYLVVVDTVNAHGVGPGEVYFFDFDKAPSEIDWQGSAHEVEMLQTLTMMEMVGDRPKTFVLGCTPTVLEPMTLGLTPRVTATVPLMETTILTHFKSLGFEIERINDLAIETLIPDSYKRGVTLDEDNQI; via the coding sequence ATGAAAATACTGTTACTCGGTATTGGTAATGTGCTGTACGCCGATGAAGGGATCGGCGTACATTTTGTCAATTACCTGCAAGAAAACTTTCGCTTTAGCCATCCGTCGCATCAACTCGATGTGATGGATGGTGGCACCTTAGCCCAAGGGCTAATTCCCATCATCTGTAAATACGACTATCTTGTGGTGGTAGATACGGTAAACGCCCACGGCGTCGGACCAGGAGAGGTCTATTTTTTCGATTTCGACAAGGCTCCCAGCGAGATCGATTGGCAAGGAAGCGCACACGAGGTGGAGATGTTACAGACATTGACCATGATGGAGATGGTCGGAGACAGACCAAAAACTTTCGTACTTGGCTGCACGCCAACCGTACTCGAACCTATGACACTGGGGCTCACCCCGCGTGTCACCGCCACCGTTCCCCTGATGGAAACGACAATACTCACCCATTTCAAGTCCCTCGGATTCGAGATCGAACGGATCAACGACTTGGCTATTGAAACGCTCATTCCAGATTCTTATAAGCGCGGTGTAACCCTAGATGAAGACAATCAAATTTGA
- the hyaB gene encoding nickel-dependent hydrogenase large subunit, with product MSKRVVIDPITRIEGHLRIEVEVDENNVVQKAWSSSTLWRGIEVILKGRTPMDVGLIVQRICGVCTYSHYRCGTEAVENALGVKIPLNAKYLRSLMQTSLYMHDHIVHFYHLHGLDWVDVVSALSADPAAAAQVALKYTHNPIAAGEGELRAVQERVKGFVETGKLGPFANAYWGNGTYKFTPEQNLIALSHYLKALEVQRVAAEMLAIFGGKQPHPQSLVVGGVTSVRDMLSPARLQEWKQKHAIVTDFIHRAYKADIVMAAEAFGGEPSVLGGVNVKNFLATNDFVLADGQYMFDQGVIMNGDLANVTDINPDLIKEDVSHAWYDASEPQHPYEGTTIPNYTGFVERDTVYGKLPTLDGDGKYSWVKSPRYQGEPVEVGPLSSLLVSYARGNKVVVDAVNGLLEATGLPVEALFTTLGRTAARMLQTVIVAEEGLKTFDALIDNLLVDEATYVQPEIDPSKEYVGHAMIEAPRGMLSHWIRIKNGLVENYQAVVPTTWNAGPVDAAGKVGPYEASLLGLKLEDPTKPLEVIRIIHSFDPCMACSVHVMDYKGQDLGEFRIDPNGNN from the coding sequence ATGAGCAAACGTGTAGTTATCGACCCTATCACTCGAATCGAAGGCCATCTGCGCATCGAGGTCGAAGTCGACGAAAATAATGTTGTTCAAAAAGCCTGGTCCTCCTCCACCCTATGGCGTGGCATCGAGGTGATCCTCAAGGGACGCACTCCGATGGATGTGGGCCTTATCGTACAGCGTATCTGTGGTGTCTGTACCTATTCACACTATCGCTGTGGTACCGAGGCGGTAGAGAACGCCTTAGGGGTAAAGATCCCGCTTAACGCTAAATACCTGCGCTCGCTCATGCAGACCTCGCTCTATATGCATGACCACATAGTGCACTTCTATCACCTCCACGGCCTGGACTGGGTGGATGTGGTCTCTGCGCTGAGTGCCGATCCGGCCGCCGCCGCACAGGTGGCGCTGAAATATACCCACAACCCAATCGCCGCCGGCGAGGGTGAGCTGCGCGCGGTACAAGAGCGCGTCAAGGGCTTCGTCGAAACCGGTAAACTTGGCCCCTTCGCCAACGCTTACTGGGGCAACGGCACCTATAAGTTTACCCCTGAGCAGAACCTGATCGCCCTGTCGCACTACCTCAAGGCACTGGAAGTACAGCGCGTTGCGGCCGAGATGCTAGCCATCTTCGGTGGTAAGCAGCCGCATCCTCAGTCGCTGGTGGTCGGTGGTGTTACCTCGGTGCGTGACATGTTAAGCCCTGCCCGCCTGCAGGAGTGGAAACAGAAACACGCCATCGTGACCGACTTTATTCACCGCGCTTATAAGGCGGATATCGTCATGGCGGCCGAAGCCTTCGGCGGCGAGCCTAGCGTACTGGGCGGCGTCAACGTGAAGAACTTCCTGGCAACCAACGACTTCGTCCTCGCCGACGGTCAGTACATGTTTGACCAGGGCGTGATCATGAATGGCGATCTGGCTAATGTCACAGACATCAATCCAGATCTGATCAAGGAAGATGTGAGCCACGCCTGGTATGACGCAAGCGAGCCACAGCATCCTTATGAAGGCACCACAATCCCTAATTACACAGGCTTTGTGGAGCGCGACACAGTCTACGGTAAGCTGCCAACACTGGATGGCGACGGCAAGTACAGCTGGGTGAAATCACCTCGCTATCAAGGCGAGCCAGTCGAAGTGGGTCCACTCTCTAGCCTGCTGGTCAGCTATGCCCGCGGCAACAAGGTGGTGGTCGATGCGGTGAACGGTCTGCTGGAAGCCACTGGCCTACCGGTTGAAGCCCTATTTACCACGCTTGGCCGCACTGCGGCGCGCATGCTGCAAACCGTTATCGTGGCCGAAGAAGGCCTCAAAACCTTCGATGCGCTGATCGACAACCTGCTTGTGGATGAGGCCACCTATGTGCAGCCTGAGATCGACCCAAGCAAGGAGTATGTGGGCCACGCCATGATCGAGGCGCCGCGCGGCATGCTCAGCCACTGGATCCGCATCAAAAACGGTCTGGTGGAGAACTATCAGGCAGTGGTGCCCACTACCTGGAACGCTGGCCCTGTGGACGCCGCCGGTAAGGTCGGTCCCTATGAGGCATCCCTATTGGGCCTCAAGCTGGAAGACCCGACCAAACCACTGGAAGTGATACGTATCATCCACTCGTTCGACCCATGTATGGCCTGTTCGGTACATGTGATGGACTATAAGGGTCAGGATCTGGGTGAGTTCCGTATCGACCCAAACGGCAATAACTAA
- the cybH gene encoding Ni/Fe-hydrogenase, b-type cytochrome subunit, translated as MATTNVPYERAFIFSAAIRIFHWLRALSILVLVITGFYIAWPFLVAPSSTDVLVQGWIRFAHLIFGFVLCAITLARAYLFFFSKSDIERRSFKDVTSVNSWIVQLKSYLWMGHLDKKGVYGPLQFVTYFAVSVIAALICITGLALYANVYHLGLGGMLGDFAAWLTGAMGGLAQLRIWHHYFTWVFIIFVVIHVYMAVWTGIRFKHNSVDSIVSGYDYHPKKH; from the coding sequence ATGGCTACAACCAATGTACCCTATGAGAGAGCCTTTATCTTCAGCGCCGCGATCAGGATTTTTCACTGGTTGCGAGCGCTCTCCATACTGGTTCTTGTCATCACAGGCTTCTATATTGCCTGGCCGTTTTTGGTGGCGCCGAGCAGCACGGATGTGTTGGTACAAGGGTGGATAAGATTTGCCCACCTGATCTTCGGCTTCGTGCTGTGTGCCATCACGCTTGCCAGGGCCTATCTGTTCTTCTTCAGCAAGAGCGACATAGAGCGACGTTCCTTTAAGGACGTCACCAGCGTCAACAGCTGGATAGTGCAGCTTAAGTCCTATCTCTGGATGGGACACCTGGACAAGAAAGGTGTATATGGTCCCTTGCAGTTTGTCACCTACTTTGCCGTATCAGTGATCGCAGCGTTAATCTGCATCACAGGCCTGGCACTGTACGCCAACGTATATCATCTCGGCCTTGGCGGCATGTTAGGCGACTTTGCGGCCTGGTTGACCGGCGCAATGGGCGGCCTGGCCCAGCTGAGGATCTGGCACCATTACTTTACTTGGGTGTTTATTATCTTTGTGGTGATCCACGTCTATATGGCGGTTTGGACCGGCATCAGATTTAAACATAATTCGGTAGATTCCATCGTCTCTGGCTATGACTACCATCCTAAGAAGCACTAA